In Pseudomonas sp. LRP2-20, the genomic window AAGTCGAGAAAGTGGAAAAAGTCGAAAGGGTTGAAAAACCTGAAACGGTAGAAAAAGTCGAAAGGCCTGAAACGGTAGAGAAGGTCGAAAAAGTCGAAAAAGTCGAGCATCCAGAGCGTTCCGGGCATTAGGCAACTAGGCTGGGTAAGTCCGATCACACTTCCCGACGCAATACTGAGGTGCAGATGCGACCCACGCTCCCTCTTTTCGCTTGTTTGTTGTCCTGTGCCAGTGCATCGGCTCTGGCCGATACCTTCAGCGCCTCGATTGGCTTGGACTATTCGAGTGGCGACTACGGCACGGGAACCACTTCGGAGATCTGGTACGTCCCCGTGGTCGGCAAGTATGAAACAGGCCCCATGACTTACAAAGTCACCGTGCCCTGGCTACGCATCACCAACCCTGAAGTCGGCCCGAATGGTGACCCCTTGCCCGGTGGCTGCCATGCGGTGGAGAGCGGGCTGGGCGACACGGTAGCCAGCGCCGCCTATGCGCTGCTCGATGGCAGTGACGGTGGCCTGATGCTGGACCTCATCGGCAAGGTCAAATTTCCCACTGCTGATGAAAAGCAGTGCCTGGGTACGGGTGAGTACGATTATACCGGCCAGGTTGATATCGCCCAGGCGTTCGGCCCGCTGACCGGCTTCGCAACCCTGGGCTGGAAGAAGTTCGGCGACCCACCCGGCAGCAATTTCAGAGATCCGATCTTTACCAGCCTGGGTTTTGCCATACCTGTGGCGCAAGGTACCTCGGCGGGCGCCTCGTACGACTGGCGGCAAAAAGTCGTCTCGACGGGGTCGCAGATCCAGGAACTGACGCTGTTCCTGACCCACAAGCTCAACCGGGAATGGAAAGTTCAACTGTATGCGGTGAAGGGCTTTTCCGATGCCAGTCCCGATGGGGAAGCTGGATTGATGGTTTTTCACACCTTCTGACAAAAAAGCCCCTGCCGGGTATCTCCACAGGGGGAATACCCGGCAGGGGCTTTTTCATGTGCTGGCGGCTTTAAACCGGCTCGGCCCACATGTCGTATTCGTCGGCATCCACCACCCGGCAACGCACTTTGTCGCCCGGCTTGAAGCCATGGTCACCGTCGATGAACACGCTGCCGTCGATTTCCGGCGCATCGAAGAAGCTGCGGCCAACCGAACCCTGTTCCTCGACTTCGTCGATCAGCACCTCGATTTCCTTGCCGATGCGCAGTTGCAGGCGGGCGGCGCTGATGGCCTGCTGGTGCGCCATGAAGCGGTCCCAGCGGTCCTGCTTGACGTCGTCCGGCACTTCTTCCAGGCCCAGGTCATTGGCCGGGGCGCCTTCGACCGGCGAGTACTGGAAGCAGCCGACGCGGTCGAGCTGGGCTTCGGTGAGCCAGTCCAGCAGGTACTGGAAGTCTTCCTCGGTCTCGCCAGGGAAACCGACGATGAAGGTCGAGCGGATCACCAGTTCAGGGCATTGCTCGCGCCAGTTCTTGATGCGTGCCAGGGTACGGTCTTCGAAGGCCGGGCGCTTCATCGACTTGAGCACCTTGGGGCTGGCGTGCTGGAACGGGATGTCCAGGTACGGCAGGATCTTGCCGGCGGCCATCAGCGGGATCACGTCGTCGACATTCGGGTACGGGTAGACGTAGTGCAGGCGTACCCAGGCACCCAGGCTGCTCAGCGCTTCGCACAGTTCGAGCATGCGGGTCTTGACCGGGCGGCCGTTCCAGAAGTCGGTCTTGTACTTGACGTCGACACCGTAGGCGCTGGTGTCCTGGGAGATCACCAGGATTTCCTTGACGCCGGCCTTGACCAGGCGCTCGGCTTCGCTCAGCACTTCACCGACCGGGCGGCTGACCAGCTTGCCGCGCATCGACGGGATGATGCAGAAGCTGCAGCTGTGGTTGCAGCCTTCGGAAATCTTCAGGTAGGCGTAGTGGCGCGGGGTCAGCTTGACACCCTGCGGCGGCACCAGGTCGATCAGCGGGTTGTGGTCCTGGCGTGGCGGCACCACTTCGTGCACGGCGTTGACCACCTGCTCGTACTGCTGCGGGCCGGTCACCGACAGCACGCTTGGGTGCACGTCACGGATAGTGCCTTCTTCGACACCCATGCAGCCGGTGACGATGACCTTGCCGTTTTCCTTGATCGCTTCACCGATCACTTCCAGCGACTCGGCCTTGGCACTGTCGATGAAGCCGCAGGTGTTGACCACCACCACATCGGCATCCTCGTAGGTGGGCACGACTTCATAGCCTTCCATGCGCAGCTGGGTCAGGATGCGCTCGGAATCGACCAGGGCCTTGGGGCAGCCCAGGCTGACGAAACCAACCTTGGGGGTGGCGGGAGTGGTGGACATGACTAACCTCGGTATTGAATGCAGTTCGCCCTGCCGCAGCCGGGGCGATCTTGACGGGCGCTTTTGGCGCCTCTGATCAAAAAGTGCGCAATTCTAGCGAGCGCAAGGTCGCTTGACCAGCAGAAAAGCGACGAACGCTGCGCTATGCTTCGCGCCATTGCGCCGGGGGCATTGCATGCCTCTGACGCAGGAGTGAATTCTACCGGCCTTCAAGGCCATCTGCGGGAGTGTTCGATGGTTCAGGCAAGCAGTCACGCCGAAGGCGGGCACGCGGGGAAGCAGGGCGCGACACGGTCGCTGGGCCTGCTCGTGGCAGCGGTCGGGGTGGTCTATGGCGATATCGGTACCAGCCCCTTGTATACCCTGAAAGAAGTCTTTACCGGCGGTTACGGGGTGCCGGTCAACCATGATGGCGTGCTGGGGATCCTCTCGCTGATCCTCTGGTCACTGCTGTGGGTGGTGTCGTTCAAGTATGTGATGTTCATCCTGCGCGCCGACAACCAGGGCGAGGGCGGTACCATGGCGTTGACTGCGCTGGCGCGACGGGCCACGGCGGCCTATCCGCGCCTGCGCACGCTGATGGTGGTCTGTGGCCTGATCGGCGCCTCGCTGTTCTACGGTGACAGCATGATCACCCCGGCGGTGTCGGTGTTGTCCGCCGTGGAGGGCATGGGCCTGGCCTTCGAAGGTATCGATCACTGGGTAGTGCCCATTTCGCTGGTGGTGCTGGTGGCCTTGTTCCTGGTGCAGAAGCACGGTACCGACAAGATCGGCAAGCTGTTCGGCCCGATCATGGTGGTCTGGTTCCTCGCGCTTGCCGCGTTGGGCGCGCATGGCATTTCCCAGAGCCCGGAAGTGCTCAAGGCGGTCAACCCTGGCTGGGCGGTTAACTTCTTCATCGTCCACCCGGGCATGGGCGTGGCCATTCTCGGCGCCGTGGTGCTGGCGCTGACCGGTGCCGAGGCGCTGTATGCCGACATGGGCCACTTCGGGCGCAAACCGATCGCCCGCGCATGGTTCGCCCTGGTGCTGCCGGCACTGGTGCTCAATTACTTCGGCCAGGGGGCGATATTGCTGCAAGACCCCGAAGCTGCCCGCAACCCCTTCTACCTGCTGGCGCCAGGTTGGGCGCTGCTGCCAATGGTCGGGCTGGCGACCATGGCCACGGTGATCGCCTCGCAGGCGGTGATTTCCGGCGCTTTCTCCTTGACCCGCCAGGCCATCCAGCTGGGTTATATCCCGCGCATGCAGATCCAGCACACCTCCAGCGACGAGCAGGGGCAGATTTACATCGGTGCAGTGAACTGGACATTGATGGTTGGCGTGGTGTTGCTGGTGATCGGCTTCGAATCCTCTGGCGCCCTGGCGGCGGCTTACGGTGTGGCCGTGACCGGGACCATGCTGATGACCACCATCCTGGTGTCGGCGGTGATGCTGCTGCTGTGGAAATGGCCACCGGTATTGACGGTACCGATTCTGGTCGGCTTCCTCTTTGTCGATGGGTTGTTCTTCGCCGCCAACGTGCCGAAGATCGTCCAGGGCGGAGCCTTCCCGGTGCTGGCAGGCGGCGTGCTGTACCTGCTGATGAGTACCTGGAAGCGCGGCAAGCAGATCCTGGTGGAGCGCATCGATGAAGGCGGGCTGCCGCTGCCGGTGTTCATCAGCAGCATCCGCGTGCAACCGCCGCATCGGGTCGAAGGCACGGCGGTGTTCCTGACCGCGCGGGCAGATGCGGTGCCCCATGCGTTGTTGCACAACATGCTGCATAACCAGGTGCTGCACAGCCAGGTGGTGCTGCTGACAGTGGTCAGTGAAGACCGCCCACGGGTGCCGGAACAAGAGCGTTTCGAGGTCGAAGCCTATGGTGATGGCTTCTTCCGGGTGCTGTTGCACTTTGGCTTCATGGACGAGCCGGACGTGCCGGCGGCATTGAAGCTGTGCCACCTGGATGAGTTGGATTTCAGCCCGATGCGTACCACCTACTTCCTTAGCCGGGAAACGGTGATCGCGTCGCGTCTGGAGGGGATGTCGCGTTGGCGGGGTAACCTGTTCGCCTTCCTGCTGAAGAATGCCAACGGCAACCTGCGCTTCTTCAACCTGCCGTTGAACCGGGTGATCGAGCTGGGGACCCAGGTCGAAATTTGAGTTGACGGGGGCCGCAAAGCGGCCCCCGTCATGTTCAGTTCTGTGCTGCGACGCTGGATTTGCCCTGGCGGGTCTCGATCTCGTCGATCAGGCGCTTGGCCAGCGCCGGGTAGTTCTCGTCGAAGTGGTGGCCACCTGGCAGCTTCATGCGCTCACCCACCGCAGTCTTGTCGGTGCAGCCGCTCTCGTCGGTCTCTTCCACACCGTACACGCAGACCACCTTGGACGCCGGCAGCCTGGCCATTTCCGGCCCGGTAGGTGCCTCCTGGCCTTCCTTGCCCAACCAGCCCTCGACCTCGATCTCGAAGCTGCCGCTGCGGGCGAACGCCAGCAGCACGACCGCGTCGATACGCTGCTGGTCTTCGGCCGGCAGGCGGTTGTAGATGGCCGGCAGCACGTCGGCGCCGAACGAGTAACCGGTCAGCACGAAGCGCTTGGTGCCCCACTTCTGACGGTAGTGCTGCATCAGCTCCGACAGGTCGGCGGCACTTTGCTCCGGGGTCTTGTGCTGCCAGTAGTAGCGCAGGGTGTCGATACCGACCACCGGGTAACCGAGCTTGGCCATTTCACCGGCGACGTCACGGTCCAGGTCGCGCCAGCCGCCGTCACCGGACAGGAACAGGGTGACAGTGTCGGTGGTCTGGCCAGCCGGCACTTCCACCACCGGGATGGCCAGGGCGTTGCCATCGCGACCGACCAGAGCCTGGGTCAGCTGGGCCTTGAGCACCTGTGGCAGGTGGATGTCATAGTCGCTGATGCTGGTCTCGGCGTTGGCCTGGTCGCGCACGAAGGCGGCACTGGCATCGTCCGGGTTGTCGTTCCAGGCGACGTTCCAGTGGCCGTGGGCGGCCGACTTTGGCAGCTCGACCTTGCAGCCTGGCTGCTCCAGGGTGAAGTCGACCGAGATGGCCCGTGCCTTGTCGTCAGTCTGGGTGGCCAGCCAGCGCCATGCCTGGGCTG contains:
- a CDS encoding potassium transporter Kup → MVQASSHAEGGHAGKQGATRSLGLLVAAVGVVYGDIGTSPLYTLKEVFTGGYGVPVNHDGVLGILSLILWSLLWVVSFKYVMFILRADNQGEGGTMALTALARRATAAYPRLRTLMVVCGLIGASLFYGDSMITPAVSVLSAVEGMGLAFEGIDHWVVPISLVVLVALFLVQKHGTDKIGKLFGPIMVVWFLALAALGAHGISQSPEVLKAVNPGWAVNFFIVHPGMGVAILGAVVLALTGAEALYADMGHFGRKPIARAWFALVLPALVLNYFGQGAILLQDPEAARNPFYLLAPGWALLPMVGLATMATVIASQAVISGAFSLTRQAIQLGYIPRMQIQHTSSDEQGQIYIGAVNWTLMVGVVLLVIGFESSGALAAAYGVAVTGTMLMTTILVSAVMLLLWKWPPVLTVPILVGFLFVDGLFFAANVPKIVQGGAFPVLAGGVLYLLMSTWKRGKQILVERIDEGGLPLPVFISSIRVQPPHRVEGTAVFLTARADAVPHALLHNMLHNQVLHSQVVLLTVVSEDRPRVPEQERFEVEAYGDGFFRVLLHFGFMDEPDVPAALKLCHLDELDFSPMRTTYFLSRETVIASRLEGMSRWRGNLFAFLLKNANGNLRFFNLPLNRVIELGTQVEI
- the rimO gene encoding 30S ribosomal protein S12 methylthiotransferase RimO, with the translated sequence MSTTPATPKVGFVSLGCPKALVDSERILTQLRMEGYEVVPTYEDADVVVVNTCGFIDSAKAESLEVIGEAIKENGKVIVTGCMGVEEGTIRDVHPSVLSVTGPQQYEQVVNAVHEVVPPRQDHNPLIDLVPPQGVKLTPRHYAYLKISEGCNHSCSFCIIPSMRGKLVSRPVGEVLSEAERLVKAGVKEILVISQDTSAYGVDVKYKTDFWNGRPVKTRMLELCEALSSLGAWVRLHYVYPYPNVDDVIPLMAAGKILPYLDIPFQHASPKVLKSMKRPAFEDRTLARIKNWREQCPELVIRSTFIVGFPGETEEDFQYLLDWLTEAQLDRVGCFQYSPVEGAPANDLGLEEVPDDVKQDRWDRFMAHQQAISAARLQLRIGKEIEVLIDEVEEQGSVGRSFFDAPEIDGSVFIDGDHGFKPGDKVRCRVVDADEYDMWAEPV
- a CDS encoding virulence factor family protein; translated protein: MIRRYWLYVLIPLLLAALAGAAGFWLWTRPAPEARLEQLTLNDTSIIRVTPGVHAKARVAIGVPQDQALTDKQLLDLSQAAEAQLVQVILPPNDCTKQQQAMDQALTQLSDKPTLVAGIGPGAAQAWRWLATQTDDKARAISVDFTLEQPGCKVELPKSAAHGHWNVAWNDNPDDASAAFVRDQANAETSISDYDIHLPQVLKAQLTQALVGRDGNALAIPVVEVPAGQTTDTVTLFLSGDGGWRDLDRDVAGEMAKLGYPVVGIDTLRYYWQHKTPEQSAADLSELMQHYRQKWGTKRFVLTGYSFGADVLPAIYNRLPAEDQQRIDAVVLLAFARSGSFEIEVEGWLGKEGQEAPTGPEMARLPASKVVCVYGVEETDESGCTDKTAVGERMKLPGGHHFDENYPALAKRLIDEIETRQGKSSVAAQN